Within Scomber scombrus chromosome 12, fScoSco1.1, whole genome shotgun sequence, the genomic segment ataaaaaggaaatactaaagtaaagtacaagtaccttaaaattGTACTTCAGTAGGCTGCAGTACTTAGTTACATTGTGCCATTGAATATCACTAATACTAAAAACCaatattgaacatttaatacAAAGAGAGTGAAATAGACAAAGAACTACATGctaataaatcaatatatttcatttatgtCTCTTTACTACTCTACACTGTGATTCACTCATTAATCTTCTCAAGCTATATGCTGAACTTCCAACTGCTCctttttaacattatattattttgggTTGCATACCGgaaacttgtgtgtgtttggatgtaaAAGCGTCATGGAAACAGGTGACCAGGGTCGAAGCAGCGTGACATCGAGCGAGTTTCATCCTGGATACCAGACTCCTCTGTGCTGCATAAATACTGAGCAGGACAGTCGGCCTCAGCACACCGGCTGAGACTTCACTATAAGGTAAGTCGGTCATAAAAAAGgagatttattgattgatttcatttaaaaaaacttaatGTAGTGAATAATAGCAACTCCAATATCATAAATAGACGTCAATGAATATAAATGGTAGaacagcatgtgtgtttttcctctttacaAAATGTTACTACAGTTATATACTTAATTATTGGCTCAAATTCTTTCATAACTCACCATTAGAGTATCTTCCCTaattaattaaaactgaaaagtCAACACAAGTACAGGATATAGAccgaaaaactaaaataaacaataattatgttatttttactCCTGGTTGTTACTTTTATAAttacaatatatattattattattagtttttaagACACCTCAAACTCAGTTTTGTGGATAGCAATAAAGGCAATTTTTATTAAGAGTTTCACACTCAAGAACCATTTGTCCAGCTGATCTCAGCCCACTACAAACgagtaaaatgataaaaaaaaaaaaaaagaagaaagaaagaaataaaacacataaatctttgatataaaatatgtaaaatatttctaatttggggaaaaaacacagaaaatgtgttttagggCCTTTAAACTCCCAaatgagcaataaaaaaaggatatttgattaattaaaattgaaaagTCAACACAAGTAGAGAATAtagaccaaaaaaaataaaggattaaaatttaaaatgataacacTGTTATGTTTACTCGTGGTTGTtactattataattattaacatatggtatatattacattacacacacacctcaagcTAAAGGAGAGATACTcagtcagtaaaaaaacaaacaacaatacaaaacaaaaaaaagtaacaatcCAGTGATGATTTTTAGTTAatctttgctttgcttttttttaatatgtctgatgtacaataaaatgtgtcacagttccaagtaaattaataaaaaaaagtttatataacgtttaacatttatataaagTTGTTTAAACCCTTAGTAATTATGTTATACTCAGGCGGGGAgtcccggtcctctgaaatgaggccaacgctgaagtaagttaaaactgcattctatcaaaaggccaccagggggcgaccgttttgtgttcaaaaggacttccgtctctatacaagtcaatggagaattcaccaacttctcacttgatttctaacctcagtaaacattttcaaaatgtgtttatggtctcaatcgctagtttaaagccttcttcaatgcagtatgatgttcatttgggacattttggcctccctgattttatatttgacgataaagcagggtatgcattagggcgtggctacgtcgtgattgacaggttgattggttcacaggttcaggagggcgcctcatgcttcTCTCCTCTGAGACCAACCATGTTAACGAGCAAGTGATCCTGCTAATTAACTGTTTAGCGAACCAGCTTCATCTCTTCCAGGACGATGGTTGTCCAGGTTACCAGAGTGATGTTTCCCCTCATGCTCAGTTTGTTTCTAGCGTTCTCATCTCCCATTTGGCCCCTGACTCCTGCAGGTAAGACAATCAGTAATCCGTGTAATCTTTAGAGAGCATGTTAATCTCAAACTTATTTAATCAAATATGATAAAAATCTGCATGTTATTATTAGAAAGTTGGAAAAGACCTGACatcaaatcttttttctttttttttcttttttttacagcaatgtctttattcatattttaacattttttggggtttttttttatacttcagTGCACTTTTACTGGCATGTAATAcgttgttggtttttttattatttattttttaccattgGATAGTTaaagatgtgtttctatgtgatgttacaTGTGGCTGTCCTAAGTATGGATGTAGGTGCTGTAAAtcaagtatctatctatctatctatctatctatctatctatctatctatctatctatctatctatctatctatctatctatctatctatctatctatctatctatctatccgtcCATCTATctttatctatccatctatctatctatctatctatctatctatctatctatctatctatctatctatctatctatctatctatctatctatctatctatgtatctatctttatctatccatctatctatccatctatctatccatctatctatctatctatctatctatctatctatctatctatctatctatctatctatctatctatctatctatctatctatctatctatctatctatcctatAAGTCTTTGTCAATCAATTTGTTCCTAATGACTGcatatcattgttttctgtgtcgttttaattagtgctttaaaaaaaaagctgcaagcAGACATTAGAAAACACTCAAATGTCAATACTGCAGAATGAACAGTTCTTCAGACATAGAGTTATAGTATGTGACATGTTTAAATCAACCTGCAGTATCTTCCATCACTAGTGGCCTTCCAGCTGCCACCCTGCCAGCTCGTCAACCAGACGGTGTCTGTGGAGAAAGAGGGCTGTGCCACGTGTCACCCGGTGGAAACAACCATCTGCAGCGGCCACTGCATCACCAAGGTACACTGTCTGCAATGCATGAGACAATCAGTCTGAGATGCTATGTAGGCTGAGAGTATTGCACTGcaaaaaagtaatgaaataatgaatatattacttaaaataagcaaaatGATCTGCCAACAGAACAGGAAAGTTTGACTTGgcaagattttttaaaacaagtaaaTATATCTAGCCTCAAAAACcctgcagatgttttaaaacTGGTGTATTTATACTAAAAACTAGTAGATCTGTACTGATATAAGGAAAATATTTAAGATGTATTTTCTCAATATGTAGGAAAATGTGCTTAAATTCAGCATATGCTAGTGCCATCATCTTCCAATAACGTTTTATGTTAGGCAACATATCTTAAAAACAGTACAGCTACACTTAAAAGCCCTAACATGTAGTTTTTGCAGTGTGTGGCATTAGTCTTTACTCTTTACTTGTGCTTCCCTCCAGGACCCTGTCATCAAGATACCGTACAGCAAAGTGTACCACCATGTGTGCACGTATCGGGACTTTTACTACAAGACCTTTGAGCTTCCCGACTGTCCTAGCGGTGTGGATCCCATGGTCACCTACCCCGTGGCTTTGAGCTGTCACTGCAGCCGCTGTGCCATGGACACGTCCGACTGCACCTTTGAGAGCCTGCAGCCCGACTTCTGCACGAATGACAAACCTTTCTACTACTAGTTGTTGCATCttataacacaataaaaactaaatacagaTGCAAAAACTGCTCTTTTTGTAGGTTGTGCTAAATAAAGGTTGTCACGCAGAGCAAAGAGTGATGTTTCAATACCTAGGACCATAACTGTTGGTGCATTCTCATGAACAGGAAGACTGAGGGTTGCTGTTGCATAAAATATCTTATCAGTCTGTGAGAGCATGGTGTATGAAACTGGAGTGCAAAACCAATTTTGTTATCAGGGTTATAAAATGAGCACTGATCTTTGGcaataatctttaaaaatgaataaatgaatcttatgtttgtatgttcattttaaaaagcgaTGTGACATAAAATGTACCTTTGAAAGCCAAGTGTGATGTTGTGTTCTCTGCATGCAAACAGACTACAATATATATGTTGAGTGATGACACCCAGTAGCTTTGTGATTATCTACATCTTatctgaggaggagagaaaaaagctaGGCAGGCAAGGATGTATAAATAGTCAgaagttaaatgttaaatgctcaccttttttattttattttttactaaacaTTAAACCTAACATGCTGTGTTAAACTGCACAGTTGGTACATTATGTTGCCATTTAAATACTGCAATTTGGAAACTTGAAAGCAATATCAATTTTATTTCTATCTCAA encodes:
- the LOC133991530 gene encoding gonadotropin subunit beta-2-like, translated to MVVQVTRVMFPLMLSLFLAFSSPIWPLTPAVAFQLPPCQLVNQTVSVEKEGCATCHPVETTICSGHCITKDPVIKIPYSKVYHHVCTYRDFYYKTFELPDCPSGVDPMVTYPVALSCHCSRCAMDTSDCTFESLQPDFCTNDKPFYY